Proteins found in one Alicyclobacillus cycloheptanicus genomic segment:
- a CDS encoding DUF4129 domain-containing protein: protein MRSSRPLNVAGLAADSGISAAIVFGLSCLFTGHADAWMLGVTALAALAVSGAVMAAAPSMVDHTAAPRRSSGVALAAFVIITVVFGIVSTWIAGPAGLAAGCLGWALFVVRRIRDVRGYADVDTPDRRMLWDAVMIVAAWLILLAATHAMANGAAIRTLDMGVFVAAFFFRMMEMRMGQVQAAIAAGVYQPAGFGWRVYGMAGGLAAAFALMYLFPSLRLVILVVLLAAIVIYGLSRRSALFSILVTLGTLSAFAVFLFVLSKMVHLPKHKGAMHSLSTGKPNRPTHLVDVPHVMHVPDYFWVGGIGLCMGVLLWWLLTQKRALGEAASAEEAPKLERVRLPARRRRLPQAATVLGNLLLGFLREMTQKGYPLQPGETVRTYAERVAAAGALPDRDAAHVLHQFIHAYEAERYGHQPVSAKNANTFARLFHRFGLMGKRELRTFKKPLSSKTKYE from the coding sequence ATGAGATCGTCGCGACCGCTCAACGTGGCCGGGCTGGCCGCGGACAGTGGGATTTCTGCCGCCATCGTGTTTGGCCTGAGTTGTCTGTTCACGGGACATGCCGACGCCTGGATGCTGGGGGTCACCGCACTCGCTGCGCTGGCTGTGAGCGGGGCTGTGATGGCCGCGGCTCCGTCGATGGTCGATCACACCGCTGCGCCGCGGAGAAGCAGCGGCGTCGCATTGGCAGCCTTCGTCATTATCACGGTCGTTTTCGGCATCGTCAGCACGTGGATAGCGGGTCCCGCCGGTTTGGCGGCGGGCTGTCTGGGTTGGGCTTTGTTCGTCGTGCGGCGCATTCGGGACGTTCGCGGGTACGCGGATGTCGATACCCCTGACCGCCGCATGCTGTGGGACGCGGTCATGATTGTTGCAGCTTGGCTGATTCTGCTGGCCGCGACGCATGCCATGGCCAATGGAGCCGCCATCCGAACCCTGGATATGGGCGTGTTCGTGGCGGCCTTCTTCTTCCGGATGATGGAGATGCGCATGGGGCAAGTCCAAGCGGCCATCGCAGCCGGCGTTTACCAGCCGGCGGGATTTGGCTGGCGCGTCTACGGCATGGCTGGCGGCCTCGCAGCCGCCTTTGCGCTCATGTACCTGTTTCCGTCGCTTCGCCTTGTTATTCTGGTCGTCCTCCTGGCCGCAATCGTGATCTACGGACTTTCACGGCGATCCGCACTTTTCAGCATCCTGGTGACCCTTGGCACGCTGTCCGCCTTTGCAGTTTTCCTGTTTGTCCTTTCGAAGATGGTGCACCTTCCGAAGCACAAGGGGGCCATGCACTCGCTGTCCACAGGCAAGCCCAATCGGCCGACGCATCTGGTGGACGTCCCTCATGTGATGCATGTCCCGGACTACTTCTGGGTCGGGGGCATCGGGCTTTGCATGGGGGTGCTGTTGTGGTGGCTGCTGACGCAAAAAAGGGCGCTCGGTGAAGCAGCCTCTGCAGAAGAGGCCCCGAAGCTGGAGCGCGTGCGACTGCCCGCGCGAAGAAGGCGCCTGCCGCAGGCCGCCACCGTGCTCGGCAACTTGCTGCTCGGCTTCCTGCGCGAAATGACCCAAAAAGGATACCCCTTGCAGCCGGGTGAAACCGTTCGGACATACGCAGAAAGAGTGGCAGCTGCGGGTGCCCTGCCCGATCGCGACGCAGCGCACGTCCTGCATCAGTTTATCCACGCCTATGAAGCGGAACGCTACGGCCATCAACCCGTTTCTGCGAAAAACGCCAACACCTTTGCGCGCTTGTTCCACCGCTTTGGGCTCATGGGCAAGCGCGAATTGCGGACATTCAAGAAGCCCTTGAGCTCTAAGACAAAGTACGAGTAG
- a CDS encoding DUF58 domain-containing protein, with product MTALCLLAFFCMVGVMVGWHQVWKRVVAPQVEAELEADVRSLPYGESACVTVKVKNHAWLPAPMVRCAIDLPAGLSLRDAAKSAAQSARVPEGNISLAVSLRPREMVKASYQVYGVARGTYRVTTLTLTLSDGLLSAGEARKLDAFVSFVVHPKKGRAPRVTEHMTRLGAVPSSRRRIPTSLDWVDVRPYQFGDSVRDIAWLLSARRNELIVVDRASSFANDAIVVVSAQVDRDYWAADAGTVDRVCEAAYAIIEQLIRQGTTVRLYTNTALQGKTSSKRHHLMTLSGRWSAKQDMALGHALGAIPVFSNARLEQVLQEVAREAVGPCPIKVVTAYWDDAIDMQVQRLRRRGHSVEVHALQPIAAAEAGRPVNAQEGTP from the coding sequence ATGACGGCGCTGTGTCTGCTCGCCTTCTTCTGCATGGTCGGCGTCATGGTGGGATGGCATCAGGTGTGGAAGCGTGTGGTTGCGCCGCAGGTGGAGGCCGAACTTGAAGCAGACGTTCGCTCGCTGCCCTATGGTGAGTCGGCGTGTGTCACCGTGAAGGTCAAAAACCACGCCTGGCTGCCCGCGCCTATGGTCAGGTGCGCTATCGACCTGCCCGCGGGGCTGTCCTTGCGGGATGCGGCGAAATCGGCCGCTCAGTCTGCCCGTGTGCCGGAGGGAAACATCTCCCTGGCGGTTTCGCTTCGACCGCGGGAAATGGTGAAGGCGTCCTACCAGGTTTACGGTGTTGCGCGCGGTACGTACCGCGTCACCACGCTCACGCTGACACTTTCCGATGGGCTGCTATCGGCCGGTGAAGCGCGTAAGCTGGATGCCTTTGTGTCGTTCGTAGTGCATCCCAAGAAGGGGCGTGCGCCCCGCGTCACGGAGCACATGACGCGGCTTGGCGCGGTTCCTTCGTCGAGAAGGCGCATTCCCACATCGCTCGACTGGGTGGACGTCAGGCCCTACCAGTTTGGTGACTCTGTCCGGGACATTGCCTGGTTACTCAGTGCCAGGCGGAATGAACTGATTGTGGTGGACCGAGCGTCTTCCTTCGCCAACGACGCCATCGTCGTCGTCAGCGCACAAGTGGACCGTGACTACTGGGCAGCGGATGCGGGGACGGTCGACCGAGTCTGTGAAGCAGCATATGCCATCATTGAGCAGCTGATTCGACAAGGGACGACGGTTCGACTCTACACAAATACAGCGCTTCAAGGCAAAACCAGCAGCAAGCGGCATCACCTGATGACCCTGTCCGGTCGCTGGTCCGCGAAGCAGGACATGGCGCTCGGGCATGCGCTTGGCGCCATTCCAGTGTTTTCAAACGCGCGTCTCGAACAGGTGCTGCAGGAGGTTGCGCGGGAGGCGGTGGGCCCATGTCCAATCAAAGTTGTGACCGCGTACTGGGACGACGCCATCGATATGCAGGTCCAGCGCTTGAGACGGCGCGGGCACAGCGTAGAGGTACACGCGCTCCAGCCAATCGCAGCCGCTGAAGCAGGCCGCCCGGTGAACGCCCAGGAGGGAACGCCATGA
- a CDS encoding AAA family ATPase: MTTVETAAVDQSFSAARETIESLRRQIGARLFGVEHAVDALLIALMARGHILLEDVPGVGKTELAKQFAASLGLSFRRIQCTPDLMPADVLGGLVFHPKDGEFHLRKGPIFANLLLVDELNRALPRTQSALLEAMAEGHVTLDGETLPLPEPFLVIATQNPIESQGVFPLPEAQVDRFLLRTKLGYPPVEQDTRLLRLHLQLDAAAGDSDAPSKPADAPLNPAALDALYQAVARVQVHEDILTYISRLVQATRSHPDVEIGASPRAMVMLAAAARAHAVLAHRTFVIPDDVQQVIASVFLHRLVFQGHMEFSGTDPEAWLKQLVESVEVPIERDIV, from the coding sequence TTGACAACGGTCGAAACGGCAGCGGTGGATCAATCATTTTCAGCGGCGAGGGAGACCATCGAGTCGCTTCGCCGCCAGATTGGGGCGCGCTTGTTCGGGGTCGAGCACGCCGTGGACGCCTTGCTCATCGCACTCATGGCACGCGGCCACATCCTGCTGGAGGATGTGCCAGGTGTCGGAAAAACGGAGCTGGCAAAGCAGTTCGCGGCGAGCCTCGGACTGTCGTTTCGCCGCATTCAGTGTACCCCGGACTTGATGCCCGCCGATGTTCTTGGCGGGCTCGTATTTCACCCGAAGGATGGGGAGTTTCATCTGAGAAAGGGCCCCATCTTCGCGAATTTGCTGCTGGTCGATGAATTGAATCGGGCCCTGCCGAGAACGCAGTCCGCGCTGCTCGAGGCCATGGCGGAAGGCCACGTGACACTGGATGGGGAAACCCTGCCGCTGCCTGAACCCTTTTTGGTCATCGCCACGCAGAACCCCATCGAATCCCAAGGCGTCTTTCCACTGCCGGAAGCGCAGGTCGACCGCTTCCTCCTGCGCACGAAATTGGGCTATCCACCGGTTGAACAGGATACGCGGCTGCTGCGGCTCCACTTGCAGCTGGATGCGGCGGCGGGCGATTCTGATGCGCCGTCCAAACCGGCAGATGCACCGCTGAACCCCGCGGCGCTTGACGCGCTTTATCAGGCGGTGGCCCGGGTGCAGGTGCACGAAGACATCCTCACGTATATTTCCAGGCTGGTTCAAGCGACGCGCAGTCACCCCGACGTTGAAATTGGGGCGAGTCCACGGGCGATGGTCATGCTTGCGGCCGCTGCGCGTGCGCATGCCGTGTTGGCGCATCGAACCTTTGTCATTCCCGACGATGTCCAGCAGGTCATCGCGTCCGTGTTCCTCCACAGGCTGGTGTTTCAGGGACATATGGAGTTCTCCGGTACAGACCCGGAAGCATGGCTGAAGCAGCTGGTTGAATCCGTGGAGGTTCCGATTGAGCGTGACATCGTATGA